The Alnus glutinosa chromosome 3, dhAlnGlut1.1, whole genome shotgun sequence nucleotide sequence GCTCAGCCCCGTGCAATGTTGGATGTACTCGAGGCCGTGCGCGAGGTCCGTGGCGACCTGCATGCGCGAGAGCCAGGTGGAGAGGACTGTGAAGCTAGGGTTTTTTGGGTTCCGGAGGCACTCCGCGAGGTTCGCGCCGTCGACAAATTCGTACACGAGGTAAATGTAATTCCCGGAGATCGACGCGCCGAGGAGCTTGACCAAGCTGCTGTGGTGGCTCCGGCCGATCATTAACACCCGGTCCTGCAGCTCTGGCAATTCCATTGGACGGCGGAGCTTCCGCTGGAAGACGATGACCTCCTTGCTCCGAAGGGAGCAGCGCCATCGGGAGGAGGACGAGGAGGAGAATTTATTGGCCTTGAAGTTGTTGGTGGCGGCGCGGATTTCGGAGAGCTCGTAGACGTGAGGGTTTTCAGGAAGCGAGTCCTTGAGGCTAGACAGAGACGCTCGGCTTGAGACCGAGGACTTGGAGGAGTAGTTCTTGATATTGTCGCTGGAACCGGTGTTGGGGAAGTTGGTGGTGCTAGTGGAATTGTTGGCGGGCAGGTCTGGGATCGAAGAGAACGAGGAATTAAAGGACTTGCGGGGTTTGGAATCCGCTCTCTTGGGTTCGATCGCGTCTGTGCTCTTCTTCGTTTTGCACATTGGAATTGCGAACGAATTGGTGCTCCGGGCCGGAATTGATGGCTGAGCTAAAGTGCGCTGGGCGGTGCTGGCGTACCATAGCAGATAATACCTGCTCGTCTTCTCTCTTCTGTTTTGGAATTGCAGCAGTTGGGCTCCTTCCTTGTCAATGTTGCCAATGACTCTGTCACTTGCCACCGGTGacctcaaataaaaaaagacaaataataaAAGAGAGCATCAAGGACAAATCCggaaatccaattttttttaagtcggTCTTTCCACATTGCGTCTATTTCCTTTCTTCGGCTCACCGACCCTCTGCCtctccaaaaataacaaaaaaaaaatcgatattTTCGCATTCCAGAGCGTCCGAGAAACCCTATTTCTCTTCC carries:
- the LOC133864636 gene encoding lysM domain receptor-like kinase 3; the encoded protein is MCKTKKSTDAIEPKRADSKPRKSFNSSFSSIPDLPANNSTSTTNFPNTGSSDNIKNYSSKSSVSSRASLSSLKDSLPENPHVYELSEIRAATNNFKANKFSSSSSSRWRCSLRSKEVIVFQRKLRRPMELPELQDRVLMIGRSHHSSLVKLLGASISGNYIYLVYEFVDGANLAECLRNPKNPSFTVLSTWLSRMQVATDLAHGLEYIQHCTGLSSGFVHNHIKSSSVIVTGESLNAKICHFGTAELCGEISESQSSDSAKLKRSNSRGMKVEGTRGYMAPEFQSTGIASQKSDVYAFGVVVLELLSGEEALKYSFEEEGGGYRRVSVIDTAREVMVDGGGDGVVRRWVDRRLRDSYPVEVAERMVRLGLDCVEEDPDKRPDMGRVALLVSKLYMESQQWAERIGIPTDFSVSMAPR